The Sphingomonas sanxanigenens DSM 19645 = NX02 genome includes a region encoding these proteins:
- a CDS encoding LysR family transcriptional regulator: MLPDLEAWAIFARVAEAGSFAGAAAQTGLSTATVSKAVARLERRLGERLIHRTSRRLALTETGRVLVVRAQRILAEGEAAEAEASAASPIPQGLVRLAAPMSFGLAHVAPALPALFARHPLIRIDLRLDDRMIDPIAEGVDIVLRIGRLADSSLMARRLCDVRLLLVGAPRYFVDHGMPAHPADLAQHRCLIYANLPPVWHFTDAAGHEEEVRVEGPLIANNADAFDSALAAGLGLSLHPDFMIVDRLARGALVEAMPGWRAPHSALYLLTPPGGPRPARVQAVVDHLVAQLGGWSARPAGATGAA; this comes from the coding sequence ATGCTGCCGGATCTGGAAGCCTGGGCGATCTTCGCGCGCGTTGCCGAAGCCGGATCCTTCGCGGGGGCTGCCGCGCAGACCGGGCTGTCGACCGCCACCGTCTCCAAGGCGGTGGCACGGCTGGAGCGTCGGCTGGGCGAGCGGCTGATTCACCGCACCTCGCGCCGGCTGGCGTTGACCGAGACGGGGCGGGTGCTGGTCGTGCGCGCGCAACGCATCTTGGCGGAAGGCGAGGCGGCGGAGGCCGAGGCGTCCGCCGCCTCGCCGATTCCGCAGGGGCTGGTGCGCCTTGCCGCGCCGATGAGCTTCGGCCTCGCGCATGTGGCACCCGCGCTGCCGGCGCTGTTCGCGCGGCATCCGTTGATCAGGATCGACCTCAGGCTCGACGACCGGATGATCGATCCCATCGCCGAAGGCGTGGATATCGTTCTGCGAATCGGCCGCCTCGCCGATTCGAGCCTGATGGCAAGACGGTTGTGCGACGTTCGCCTGCTGCTCGTCGGCGCCCCTCGTTATTTCGTCGATCATGGCATGCCCGCCCACCCCGCCGATCTGGCGCAGCATCGCTGCCTGATCTACGCGAACCTGCCGCCGGTGTGGCACTTCACCGACGCGGCGGGGCATGAGGAAGAGGTGCGCGTGGAGGGGCCGTTGATCGCCAACAACGCCGATGCGTTCGATTCAGCGCTTGCGGCAGGGCTGGGCCTGTCGCTGCATCCTGATTTCATGATCGTTGACAGGCTTGCGCGCGGCGCGCTGGTGGAAGCGATGCCGGGCTGGCGCGCCCCCCATTCGGCACTCTACCTCCTCACCCCGCCGGGCGGACCGCGTCCGGCGCGCGTGCAGGCGGTGGTCGACCATCTCGTCGCGCAGCTTGGTGGCTGGTCGGCGCGTCCTGCCGGTGCCACGGGGGCGGCATGA